A single window of Ananas comosus cultivar F153 linkage group 24, ASM154086v1, whole genome shotgun sequence DNA harbors:
- the LOC109728671 gene encoding uncharacterized protein LOC109728671 has protein sequence MYEDLLYKQELFWAQRAKDNWIRFGDRNTTYFHAKASQRKKRNAITMLKNNSGFVLTDQSEIREHITQHFNHCYSLPHFCDTSASKWSTFDCFLPTISSTNAAQLIAPPQLSELRDALFSMKPDKSPGPDGFSLRFFQTHWDLVHTDLFSLVQAFFSGKDVPTSINKTSIVLIPKKDHPEHITDFRPISLCNVTYKCLAKILVNRLKAILPDLIAPEQSAFVLVLVNGEDSNWFKPTRGLWQGCPLSPYLFILAINALSAMFKAATVENSLEGIRLGTGGPILTHVLYADDLFVFSKATNNDIRALKMLLLTFCELPGDEINYSKSAIIFNRRMSEVQRDAIRLELNINDAPLQGKYLGNPLFLERSLTNTFEFVINRLQKRLTGWKAKSLSHAGRLTLIQSVLLAIPRFYLSFIILPAKFIHKIERVIRDFWWGFDDSNRHLYLQAWSKLTRDRKDGGLGIPSLEVLNRALVTKLVWSFLHCPNSLWAKAIRHKYLVQDFWTAIARSNASQIWKSMLSMRHVLHGAFEQMGEHTRWRATSTGRFTLSSAISYLNRQQSSSLNHGISARTQGICFKIWKLKEVMPRVKLFIWRAVVDALPVGPKLAERIPHFGDSCPLCQEQSETRDHLFFHCLLSQQVWFASQVSLRTAQSSLTFIEWLDALINNERFYEIRAYCMHVLWSIWKARNDYIFQHKKFSCSEVLRNARMWTKLYSKAHLQPLHIPDPATINSFSPPNTICWVDGAWKENRSGGIGYLVVEGDVDVYCCAAPSIDSETALAAEIQAWYEAVKWLLNNRPNIKCSIYTDSTAIIRSCLFKDQHNPFSLQELERIAWLRRLLESNNNILIGWSSRYSSFSQHVDKLAKWCLGSQVASSWSSFTEFEKFVTPYHME, from the exons ATGTACGAGGATCTTTTGTACAAACAAGAACTATTTTGGGCACAAAGAGCTAAAGACAATTGGATCAGGTTCGGAGATCGAAACACTACGTATTTTCATGCAAAGGCTTCgcagagaaagaagaggaatgCCATCACCATGCTAAAGAACAATTCGGGATTCGTGCTCACTGATCAATCTGAAATTCGGGAGCATATTACCCAACACTTTAATCATTGCTATTCTTTACCACATTTTTGTGATACCTCTGCTTCAAAATGGAGTACTTTTGACTGCTTTCTCCCTACTATCTCCTCTACTAATGCAGCACAGTTAATAGCGCCTCCCCAACTCTCCGAGTTGCGGGATGCGCTATTTAGTATGAAGCCTGATAAATCACCCGGCCCAGATGGGTTTTCTCTTCGCTTTTTCCAAACCCATTGGGATCTGGTACACACTGACCTATTTTCATTAGTGCAGGCTTTCTTCAGTGGAAAAGATGTCCCCACAAGTATTAATAAGACATCCATTGTTCTTATTCCAAAGAAAGATCACCCCGAGCATATTACTGATTTCAGGCCAATTAGTTTATGCAACGTCACATACAAGTGTCTGGCAAAGATCCTTGTTAACCGACTAAAGGCGATCCTTCCTGATCTCATAGCTCCGGAGCAATCTGCCTTCGTCCTAG TTTTAGTTAATGGTGAGGATTCTAACTGGTTCAAACCGACTAGAGGCCTATGGCAAGGATGTCCACTTTCCCCTTACTTATTCATCTTAGCCATCAATGCTTTATCTGCTATGTTCAAGGCAGCCACTGTGGAAAATTCGTTAGAAGGGATTCGTCTTGGAACTGGGGGACCAATTCTAACTCATGTTCTGTACGCCGATGATCTATTTGTTTTCTCAAAAGCAACCAACAATGATATTCGTGCCCTTAAGATGCTTCTTCTTACTTTTTGTGAATTACCTGGGGACGAGATTAACTATTCTAAATCGGCAATTATTTTCAATCGACGCATGAGCGAGGTACAACGAGATGCTATTCGACTGGAGCTAAATATAAATGATGCACCCTTGCAAGGCAAGTATCTAGGGAACCCCCTTTTTCTTGAAAGAAGCCTTACTAATACTTTCGAGTTTGTTATTAATCGCTTGCAAAAGAGATTAACAGGTTGGAAAGCTAAAAGTCTCTCCCATGCTGGAAGACTAACTCTCATCCAATCCGTTTTACTTGCTATACCACGCTTTTATCTCAGTTTTATTATTCTCCCGGCCAAGTTCATTCACAAGATTGAACGTGTTATTAGAGACTTTTGGTGGGGGTTTGATGACTCAAATAGGCATTTATACCTGCAGGCGTGGTCAAAACTCACGAGAGATCGGAAAGATGGAGGATTGGGAATTCCTTCTCTAGAAGTACTCAACAGAGCGCTTGTTACTAAATTGGTTTGGAGTTTTCTACACTGTCCTAATTCCCTGTGGGCGAAAGCTATCAGACACAAATACCTAGTGCAGGATTTTTGGACAGCAATAGCTAGATCGAATGCCTCTCAGATTTGGAAATCTATGCTGAGTATGAGACATGTTCTACACGGGGCATTTGAACAAATGGGGGAGCATACTCGGTGGAGGGCTACATCTACAGGACGTTTCACCCTAAGCTCGGCGATTTCGTATTTGAACCGACAGCAATCTTCAAGTTTGAATCATGGGATTAGTGCAAGAACACAAGGTATctgttttaaaatttggaagctCAAGGAAGTTATGCCGCGGGTTAAATTATTCATTTGGCGTGCTGTTGTGGATGCTCTTCCAGTGGGCCCCAAGCTTGCGGAGCGTATACCTCATTTCGGAGACTCTTGCCCACTGTGCCAGGAGCAGTCTGAGACGAGGGATCATTTGTTCTTTCATTGTCTATTAAGTCAGCAAGTGTGGTTTGCCTCGCAGGTTAGTCTGCGCACTGCACAGTCTTCACTGACTTTCATAGAGTGGTTGGATGCACTCATTAACAATGAACGATTTTACGAGATTCGGGCATATTGCATGCATGTGTTGTGGTCCATTTGGAAGGCACGAAATGATTATATTTTTCAGCACAAGAAATTTTCATGTTCGGAAGTTTTGAGGAATGCGAGAATGTGGACGAAGCTCTATAGCAAAGCTCACCTTCAGCCTCTCCATATTCCTGATCCGGCGACTATCAATTCTTTTTCACCACCAAATACCATCTGTTGGGTGGATGGTGCTTGGAAGGAAAATCGCTCGGGTGGAATTGGATATTTAGTCGTAGAAGGGGATGTGGACGTTTATTGTTGCGCAGCACCTTCCATCGATTCAGAAACTGCTCTTGCTGCAGAGATACAAGCTTGGTATGAGGCAGTTAAGTGGCTTCTAAATAATCGGCCTAATATCAAGTGCTCAATTTACACAGATTCGACTGCTATCATTCGTTCCTGTTTGTTTAAGGACCAGCATAACCCATTTTCACTACAAGAATTAGAGCGTATTGCTTGGCTTCGACGCCTTTTGGAGTCCAACAATAATATTCTTATAGGGTGGTCGTCTAGATATAGTTCTTTTTCACAACATGTTGATAAATTAGCTAAATGGTGCCTTGGTTCCCAGGTAGCTTCTAGTTGGTCTTCTTTCACAGAGTTTGAGAAGTTTGTAACTCCTTATCATATGGAATAA
- the LOC109728851 gene encoding RHOMBOID-like protein 3 isoform X2 — MGALEWNKVVHQHQGWRLVTSIWLHSGLIHLIVNMLSLLFIGIRLEQQFGFVRVGVVYLLTGFGGSVLSALLLKNTISVCASGALFGLLGSMLSELLTNWGIYSNKVAALLTLAIIMVINLAIGIFPHVDNFATIGGFITGFLLGFVLLARPQFGWMEPHDLPQSTQVGSKYKAHQYILWVIALLLAIAGFAVGLVMLFKGKNASDSCHWCHYLNCVPTSKWSCDS, encoded by the exons ATGGGAGCTCTTGAATGGAACAAGGTAGTCCATCAGCACCAAGGATGGCGACTTGTTACTTCTATTTGGTTGCATTCAGGTCTAATCCACTTGATTGTGAATATGCTAAGCCTGCTCTTTATTGGTATTCGGCTTGAACAGCAATTTGGATTTG TGCGTGTTGGAGTGGTATACCTTCTAACGGGATTCGGTGGCAGCGTCCTTTCAGctcttcttttgaaaaatactATTTCTGTATGTGCTTCTGGTGCTTTGTTTGGACTACTGGGTTCCATGCTGTCAGAACTACTCACAAACTGGGGCATTTATTCAAACAAG GTTGCAGCTTTGCTAACTCTTGCGATCATCATGGTGATCAACTTGGCCATTGGAATATTTCCACATGTCGATAACTTTGCCACTATTGGGGGATTTATAACAGGCTTTCTCTTAGGGTTTGTGTTGTTGGCAAGGCCCCAATTTGGTTGGATGGAACCACATGATTTGCCTCAGTCCACCCAAGTCGGATCGAAGTACAAAGCACACCAATATATTTTGTGGGTTATTGCACTGCTGCTGGCTATAGCAGG ATTCGCAGTCGGTCTGGTGATGCTTTTCAAGGGTAAGAATGCAAGTGATAGCTGCCATTGGTGCCACTACCTGAATTGTGTACCAACATCAAAATGGAGCTGTGATAGTTGA